A genomic region of Branchiostoma lanceolatum isolate klBraLanc5 chromosome 4, klBraLanc5.hap2, whole genome shotgun sequence contains the following coding sequences:
- the LOC136432039 gene encoding uncharacterized protein — protein sequence MQTVRSALSAALRICPRTAVSTHTRPAAGMVLVHTSTPRPSGSNQNCLRPDMPYMTDHGAWSGLDLGLFIGAGLLVTAGLFEDKRAQQTTHIPSSVPPVHYVPSDASQHTGLNLVPQAPRAPAGVLFRSANTPLGKNDKADGRVAGSEASRGNLKDQRVFAQSGRSAERDDEATSAEKACKCPRDVSDETPTAVGPVKMRDKALSDEEDAREAPAKSKKSSGDAGDTKEVFEDAMNERGGGPSVGEAITNYLG from the exons ATGCAGACCGTTAGATCGGCGCTTTCCGCCGCCTTGCGGATCTGTCCCAGAACTGCAGTATCCACACACACCAGACCTGCCGCAG GCATGGTGCTGGTGCACACCTCCACACCTCGCCCTAGCGGTTCAAATCAGAACTGCCTCCGCCCGGACATGCCATACATGACCGACCATGGCGCCTGGAGCGGGCTGGACCTGGGGCTCTTCATCGGGGCGGGCCTCCTGGTCActgccgggctgtttgag GACAAAAGGGCCCAGCAGACCACACACATCCCGTCCAGTGTACCACCTGTTCACTACGTCCCGTCAGACGCCAGTCAGCACACGGGCCTGAACCTGGTACCGCAGGCGCCACGGGCCCCGGCCGGGGTACTGTTCAGGAGCGCCAACACTCCTCTCGGAAAGAACGACAAGGCCGACGGGAGAGTAGCCGGGAGCGAGGCTAGTAGAGGTAACCTGAAAGACCAGCGAGTCTTCGCCCAGTCTGGTAGGTCTGCTGAAAGAGACGACGAGGCCACCTCTGCCGAGAAGGCCTGCAAGTGCCCACGGGATGTCTCGGACGAGACACCGACGGCTGTCGGTCCCGTGAAGATGCGCGACAAGGCGCTGTCCGATGAGGAAGACGCCCGGGAAGCTCCCGCCAAGAGCAAGAAGTCTTCCGGAGACGCCGGAGACACCAAGGAGGTGTTTGAAGACGCTATGAACGAGAGAGGTGGGGGACCAAGTGTTGGTGAGGCCATAACGAATTATTTGGGCTAA
- the LOC136433952 gene encoding uncharacterized protein: MSNTEERADRNEVDVSSENDVTARDDDQGPVKELMTSDSDIGDQKSPSACNLGGGQSSEGNAGKDHDFCGDDVTSDVTKTCDVPPDGEDIEDDVRSRSGETRLRHADFTEAEVITVTACPIRHDFSGAAREVIGPATHVTDKTDTEISQEDFLSDGDFGHERGHLSQEVPVSPRLKRKLRCAVLYADWREDSQFCHRDDVTTNQKVRCSWFGEDDDDDDLDDVSAVKVYCAVLEGVWREEGGLVENHVTSTTGGDDVMESYYPGHGRRNGIQSGNENWV, from the exons ATGTCCAACACAGAGGAAAGGGCAGACCGCAACGAAGTAGACGTGTCGTCTGAAAATGACGTCACTGCGCGGGATGATGACCAGGGGCCTGTCAAAGAGCTGATGACGTCCGACTCTGACATCGGAGACCAGAAGTCTCCTTCCGCGTGTAATCTTGGAGGGGGCCAAAGCTCCGAGGGGAACGCCGGGAAGGACCACGACTTCTGTGgggatgacgtcacatctgacgTCACTAAAACCTGCGATGTGCCACCTGACGGGGAAGACATAGAAGATGACGTCAGGAGCAGGTCAGGAGAGACGCGTCTTCGGCACGCTGACTTCACAGAGGCAGAAGTCATCACAGTCACAGCGTGTCCCATCCGGCACGACTTCAGCGGTGCTGCACGAGAGGTGATCGGGCCCGCGACTCACGTCACAGACAAGACGGACACTGAGATCAGCCAGGAAGACTTTTTGTCCGATGGCGATTT TGGCCACGAGAGAGGCCACCTGTCCCAGGAGGTACCCGTGAGCCCCCGGCTGAAGAGGAAGCTGAGATGTGCCGTGCTCTACGCCGATTGGCGGGAAGACAGCCAGTTCTGCCACCGAGATGACGTCACGACCAACCAGAAGGTTCGCTGCTCCTGGTTCGGAGaggatgatgacgacgacgatcTTGATGACGTCAGCGCGGTCAAGGTCTACTGCGCGGTTCTTGAAGGCGTGTGGAGAGAAGAGGGCGGATTGGTGGAGAACCACGTGACCAGCACGACAGgtggtgatgacgtcatggagTCATACTACCCTGGACACGGGCGCAGGAACGGCATCCAGTCTGGGAACGAGAATTGGGTCTAA